Genomic segment of Myxococcus stipitatus:
CCTCGAAGCTGGCGCGGATCTCCTGTCCCTCCTTGAGGTCCTTGGCCTTCTTGAGGGTCGGGTCGGTGAACATGGTGCTCTTGTCGATGTCGAGCGTCACCACCGCGCCCTGGGCGTCCTGGACGAAGACCTTGCTGCTCTCGGCCTTCACCACCTTGCCGCTCAGTTCCTTCTGCCCCATGGCGGAGCCCATGGTGGACCCGGAGCCCCCCATGGAGGTGTCATGCTGCATGCTGCCCGAACTGCCTTGCGGCTGCGGCTGCGGCTTGTTCGGGTCGTCCTTCGCCAGGGCCGAGCCAGAGCCCAGCAGAGCCAGCGCCGCGCAAATCCCAACGAGCTTCTTCATGGGAGAGTCTCCTGTGTGAGTGCCACGGAGGGGTGCGTGGTGTGCGGTGTCCCTCCGCTGGTCCACAAGCTAGGTGCGCCGCTCGAAGCGGACAGGGCAGGGGGAGCAAGGTCGCCACGTGCCCGTTCCCTCTCCTGCCGGTAGGGCGGGGGCCCGGGCAGGCAGCAGGCGGCTTGATGGCGGGCGGCCTTTTCCCCTAGCGTCACGCGGGCAAGCGTCCGCCGGCCTTCCGGCCGTGGACCCGACAGGAGCCCCTCTCCGAGATGCCCCCCTCCACCAAGCCGTCCGCCCCCGCGCAGGAGCTTCCCGCGCCCTCGTACCCCGCAATCGAGTCGCTCCTGGAGGACACCCCGGCCGAGGACGTCCGCGCCCTGTTCTCCCCCGTGAAGGAGGGCCTGGCGGGCCTCAAGGGCCCCAAGGTGGAGGTCGGCAAGAAGGTCCAGGTCGCCGTGGCCCACGCCGAGCAGCTCCTGGAGGTGCTGGTGGACACCCGTGAACGGCTGATCGCCGAGTCCAAGGGGGCCAAGGGTCGGAAATGACGAGGTTTCCCCTGGACGTCGCGAATTTTCGCCAGAGAGAGGCAACTGGCGGGGCGCCGGACCGATAATGGGGAAAAGAGCACTGGATCATCCAGAGCCTCTGTCAACTTCTCGCAGCGCCTGGAGGATGTAATGGCGAAGATCGACAACATGATGGGCCCCAGCGTCCGGCTTTCGACCCACGTCACGACGGCGCGGCAGACTCCGAACACGGGCTTTGGCGCGCGTCTCCAGAACGGCCTGAACAGCGCCGCGGGCGCCGTGGGCACGGGCGTGGGCGCGGTGGCGGGCATGATTCCCGGCGGGCAGATTGTGTCCGCGGCCGTCTCCTCGGTTCACACCCTGTCCAACTCCAGCGGCTCGGGCGCGGGCCCCTACGCGGGCGTGATGAGCACGGCGGTGGGCATGGGCGGCGGCGGCGTGGCGCCTTCCGTGGGCGGCGCGGGCGTGGGCGTCAGCGGCGTGACGGGCGGTCTGGGCGGCGGCGTGGCTGGCATGGGCGGCAACCCCGTGAGCCCCAACGGCAGCGCGGCTGACAGCGTCAACGGCAACTTCTCGCTGAATCAGATGGCGGCGGAGAACTCGAAGCTGCTGAACCTCCAGGCGGCCATCCAGCAGGAGTCGCAGACGTTCACGGCGATTTCCAACGTGATGAAGTCGCGGCACGATTGCATCAAGAACTCCATCAGCAACGTCCGCTGAGCCCTCGGGGCCACGCGGGCGCGAGCCCGGAGGGGAGGGAGGCGGCGCCGCTTCCCTCCACACCGGGCGAGGAAAGGAAGAGCGAAGTCCATGGCGGAGAGCGTCTCGGAGATCTCGAACAGCCTGGTTCCCCTCGGGCGCCAGCAGGCCATGGTGTTGCTGGAGGCCGGCTACCTGTGGCTGGACATGGGTCAGTTCGACAAGGCGAAGGAGATCTTCTCTGGCGCCGCGGCGCTGATGCCCAAGAGCGAGGTGCCGCAGCTGGGCCTGGGTGCGGTGGAGTTCGCGCAGGGTCGGCACGACAAGGCGCTGCAGGCGTACCGCTCCGCGCAGCGGCTGGCGCCGCAGGCCTCGCTGCCTCGGGCCCACGTGGGCGAGGCTCTCCTGTTCCTGGGCAAGGTCCCGGAAGCCCTGAAGGAGCTCAAGGCGGCCATCGACCTGGAGCCCGAGGGTGATGGGGCCCGTCTGGCGCAGGCGCTCATCCAGGCGAAGGAAGCGGGGGTCCTGCCTCCCGCGAAGAAGTAGGGGCAGGAGGAGAGGTTCACCCATGGCTGTCGGTGGCGTTGGACGAGGAGGCGGGAAGGGGCGCGCCGGTGGCGCGAAGGGGGCGTCGTCCGCGGGCCCCACGGGGGGCGCGGGCTTCGGCGCCCGGGTGGACAAGTCGGAATCACTGGTGGGCGTCTCGGGTCTGGTAGGCTCCAGCAACGTCCAGGGCCCCCAGGCCGCGGATCCCGTCGCCGCTCAGGCGAAGGCCATCGCCCGCGGGTTGAAGAATGGGGGCTTCAAGAGCAAGGAAGAGGCGACCCGGGCGTTGGTCGCCGAAGTCTTGAAGGAGAAGCTGCGCATGAAGTCTTCCTCCCTCACCACGAAGATCGCGGACGCCTTGCAGGATGACCCGAGGCTGAACCAGGTACTCGAGCGGCTGTGGTCCAAGGCCGAGTGAGCAGCGCTTGCCACTGGGCGAAGACAGAAAGGCCATTCTCACCAAGTACGGCCCCTACGTTCGGTCCCTCGCGGCGACCGTGCGCAAGCAGTTCAACGCCCAGCTCGAGCTGGACGAGCTGCTGGCCTACGGACAGATAGGCCTCCTGGAAGCAGCGGAGCGGTTCGACCCGAAGGTTGGCGCCAACTTCCTGACCTTCGCCCACTACCGCATCAAGGGCGCCATCTTCGACGGCCTGAGGAAGATGGGGGTGTTGCGGGGTTCGGACGCGCGAAACGCGTTCGTGGGAGAGCGGGCGGCGGCGTATCTGGGCAATTTGTCGGACCGCGAGTCGGGTTCAAGCAACCGCGGCAGCTCATTCGACGATGATGTCAGTGACATCTCGGATGCGGTGCAGGGGTTGGCGATGGTGTTCGCCTCCAGTCTGGAGGGGGCGGACAGCTCCGGGTACACGGATGAGTCCCTTCCGGCCGATGTCCGGCTGGAGATGGAGCAGCTGAAGACGCGGGTGCGGGCGGCGATCGAGAAGCTCCCCGAGAAGGAGCGCAAGCTCCTCCAGGGGTATTACTTCCAGGGCAGGACGCTGGAAGATGCCGGGGCGGAAATCGGGCAGTCGAAGAGTTGGGCCTCGCGGCTTCATGCGCGAGCCATCGACCGGCTCAAGGAACTCTTGAACGAGGAGGAGGAACTCCCTCCCACCTCGACGGATGCAAGGAGGCTGTCACATGGCGGGTCCGATGGCGGGCGTCTCCGCGGCGCAGGTGGCTCAGCAAAAGCTGCAGGATCAGAGCGTCCAGCAGACGAACAAGCAGGGCGTGTCGAAGTTCGACGGAGTTCTCGCTGACAAGGCGCAGGGCGCCGGTCAGGTCGACGCGACCCAGGGTGTGAACAAGGCCCAGGCGACCCAGAAGACGGACGCCGTGCGCCAGGTGGAGACCGTCAACAAGACGGAGAAGGCCGCCCTCAACAAGGTGAACGCCGCCGCCACCCAGCCGGTGTCCGCGAAGGCCGCCGAGCCCGTTGCCGCCAAGACGGAGACGGGGAAGACGGGCAAGACCTCCGACATGATGTCGCAGGTGATTGGCGACCTGGAGAAGGGCCAGGGCAACCTGGAGAAGATCATCTCCCAGGCCTCCAGCGGCAAGCAGTTCTCCAACGCCGAGCTGCTCTCGCTCCAGGCGTCCATGTATCAGTACACGCAGCAGTTGGACCTGACGAGCAAGGTGGTGGAGAAGGCCACCACGGGTCTCAAGGACGTCGTCAAGACGCAGGTCTGATTCACTCCACGTCCTCGGTGGCGCTTGACGAAGGGCGACCTCTCCTGGTTGGAGGGGGCGCCCTTCCGCGTTTTCCGAGGCCCTAGTAAGCTCCCTCCGCCCATGATTCGCCGACCGCAAGCGTTCGCCGCCCCGCTTCTCGCCCTCGTGCTCGTGACGGGCTGTCACATCGAGCTCCAGCACGAGTTGAGCGAGGCGGACGCGAACGAAATCTACGTCCTGCTCAGCAAGAACGGCATCAACGCGAAGAAGGAGAAGGAGGAGGGTGGCAACGAGGTGCGGTTCATGATCACCGTGCCCAAGACCGACGCCGCCGAAGCCGCGGAGCTGCTCAAGCTCAACTCGCTTCCCCGACCGGTGGAGAAGGGCCTGTCCCACTTCGCCAAGGGAAGCATGGTCCCCACCGCCACGGAGGAGCGCGCGATGCTCCTGAAGGCCATGGCGGGTGAGGTCTCCAACGCGCTCAACCAGATTGACGGGGTGCTGGAGGCTCGCGCCATCGTCAGCGTGCCGGAGAACAACGACCTGACGCAGCCGGAGAACAAGCCGCTGCCGTCCGCGTCCGTGTTCATCAAGTACCGCGTGGGCGAGGGAGGCAAGGCGCCCATCGACGAGGCCCGGGTGAAGGAGTTCGTCGCCGCCGCGGTGCCGGAGCTGAAGCCGGAGGCGGTGCGGGTGTTGATGACGGCCGCGCAGGGACCCAAGGCGGAGAAGACGGACGAGAACCGTCAGCAGGACGTGCTGGGGCTGCGGATGACCGCGTCGAGCGCCGGCCAGTTCAAGCTGATGATGGGCGGCGTGGGCCTGCTGATGGCGCTGATGATGGGCCTGACCGTGTGGTCGATGACGCGAGGGGGTGGTGGCTCTCCCGCGCCCAAGACGGGACGTCCCCGCGTTCGCCCCCCCGAGGCCTGACGCCTTTCGCCCCTCCCGGTGGGGCGTCTTCTTTCTCCCAGCGGGCGTCCGTGGGGCCCGCGAGGTGACGTTTGGACTCGTTCTTCACCTCGCTCAGCAAGCGCCAGAGCATGTTGCTCCTGACCGCCGTCACCTTCGGTGGCCAGGAGAGCTTGGGGGCGATGGAGCACCTTCCGGCGGAGGAGGGGGACCTGCTGCGCCATCGTGCGCAGGAGCTCCTCCAGATTCCGCGCGACAAGCGCATCCCCGCGCTGGTGCAGGAAATCAAGCGGCTGGTGAAGGACCGCCGAGGCCAGCTGTGGGGCGCGGAGCCGGAGCGTCTGGCCGCACTGCTGCAGCGTGAGCGCGGGGCGCTGATGGAGATCGTCCTCCGCGCGCTCCCCGCTGCGCTGGCGGAGGCAGTGCGAGGGCACCTGCCGCCCACCCGCGTGAAGCTCACCCGCGAGGTGCGGCCGCAGATCCTCGACATCGTCCGGTGGAAGCTGGAGGAGACGCTGGCCCGTGAGTCGGGGGCCTCGCAGTCGGCCGGCTTCAAGTTCGCCGACGTGCTCATGCTTCAGCAGCGGGAGCTGCTCACGGTGTGTGACAGGTTGGGCGCGCGGGTCCTCGGTCCGGCCCTGGCGGGCCTGCCCGACGCGGAGCGGGAGGCGCTGTTCGAGCCCTTGCCTCCGGACCTGAAGCTGCTCGCCACCAAGTCCGTGGCGGCGAACGCGCCGCGCAAGCTGCCCGAGGAGGACGCGCGGGCGCAGCTGGAGCTGCATGACGGGTTGAAGAATCCCGCGGGCTCCATCCGGAGCGCGGGTGTGCAGCGGCTGGCGCGTGCGTGTGTGGCCCAGTCCCCTGAGTTCGCCGCGCGCATGCTGGAGAAGTACCGGGGCGAGTTTGGCGGGTTGATCGCGAAGTGGGTGCGCGAGGAGCGCATCCGCCCGACGGCGCGCGGGGACGGTGGTCGTACCGACATCGTCATGGACCTGGAGCGGCTGGCTTCGCGGGGGCTCATCGAGCGTCCCGTGCGCCTGGCGACCCCTCCGCCTCCGCGTCAGTCCGCGGTGCTTCCGCCGCCTCCGGGCGCCCGCAAGGCCGCCGCGGCCGCGCAGCAGGCCTCCAGTGGCGCTCCGGCCCGTGAGGCCCCTGCCGCCCAGCGCGAGGCCCCTGCGGCGCCTCGCGAGGCCTCGGGTGCGCCAGCTCGCGCCCCGGCCGCGGCTGCTCGCACGGGTGTCCCAGGCGCGTCTCGTGCGCCGGGAAGGGCCGGCGCCGCCAGTCGCCAGCCTCAAGCGGCTGAGCCCGCGGCGCGCCGTGACTTCATGGCGGAGCGTGCCGCGAGGAGCGCGGGCGCGATGTCCAGCCGCGAGCCCGCGCGTCCCAAGGACGGCGCCGCGGATGGATCCGCGATGCACCGCATGCCTGCCCGGCGCGATGCCACGTCGGCCTCGCCGGCTCCGGGGGCGCCACGCGGCACCTCGGCCGGTGCTCGACGCGAGCCCGGCGCGGGTGGGGCACGGAGAGAGGGCGAGGGTCCCGAGCCCCGGGCCAGCCGAGCAGGGGGCGCGGATCCTCAGGGCGCTCGCATCGGACCTCCCCCCTCGCGCCTGGGTGGGGCACGTCCTCGTCCCTCGGCACCAGCAGGGGAGGGCGAGTCCGCGACGCCTCCCGCGCGGGATGGCTCGCGGATCGGAGCCGCGCCGGAGGGCTCGCGAGTGCAGCGCTCGGCGGATGGGTCCCGCGTGGGTGCGGCGCCCGATGGTTCGCGAGTGCAGCGCTCGGCGGATGGGTCCCGCGTGGGTGCGGCGCCCGATGGTTCGCGCGTACAGCGCTCGGCGGACGGGTCTCGCGTGGGCGCGGCGCCGGAGGGCTCGCGCGTGCAGCGCTCGGCGGATGGCTCTCGCGTGGGTGCGGCGCCGGAGGGCTCTCAAGTTCAGCGCTCCCCGGAGGGGTCTCGCGTCCAGCGCCAGCCCGAGGACGCCTCCCGCTCGTCGCGTGTCCGGCTTCGGCCGGAGCAGAACGCGGCCCAGGCGGAGCCGGAGGAGGGGTCTCGCGTGTTCCGTTCTCGCTCCTCGGTCAGCATCAGCTCCGTCCGGGTGGACCCAGCCCTGGAGGGCCAGCGCCAGCAGGAGCGGCCGCCCAGGGTGTTGGCTGGCCGCTCAACGACTTCCCCCGGGTCACATCCTCCGGCGGGAGGGCGTGAGGAGGGGACGTCCGTGCAGCGCCGCCCCCGCTCCCCGAGTGATTCGGACCGGCCCGCGTCTTCCGGTCCCGGAGGGCGTGGACCGCGGGGCGGAACGCGCTAGCATCCGGCGCGCAAGGAGCGGCGCATGGCGATCGGCAAGGTGATCAAGGGAGATGGGACGGCCGACTCGTCCCTCGTGACGGAGCGGCCGGTGCTGCGGCCCCCGCGCGCGGGGGTGATGAACGCGGAGGTCTTCGAGGCGCGGCAAGGAGCCCAGGCCATCCTCGAGGACGCCCAGCGCGAGAAGGAGCGCATCCTCGCGGAGGCGCAGCGCGAGCGGGAGGAGCTGCTGGCGAAGACGCGCGAGCAGGGGCGGCAGGAGGGCCTGGCCCAGGCCACGGAGATCATCCTCCGCGCGAAGCTCCAGGCTGGGGAGATCCTCGGCTCGTACGAGAAGGACGTCATCGCGCTGGGGCTGCGCGTCGGCGAGAAGATCATCGGCCGGAGCCTGGAGAAGGACCCGGACCTGATGCTGGAGCTGTGCGCGGCGGCCATCGACAACCTGCGCAGCGCCCGCTCCATGATTCTGCGGGTCCACCCCAAGACGGCGGCCGTGCTCCGGGCCAAGAAGCCCGTGCTGATGGAGCTCATCGGCCGCGCGGTGGATGTCGCCATCAAGGAGGACCCGGAGGTTGCTCCGGTGGGCTGCATCGTCCAGACGGAGTTCGGCACCGTGGACGCGCAGCTCCCGACGCAGCTCGAGATGCTCCAGAGCGTGTTGTTGCCGGACCAGAACGGCCCGAAGGAAGGCCCGGCCTGATCCGCGGCGGGAAGGAAGCACGTCCATGGCCATCGACCTCTCGCATTACTTCGACCTCATCAAGGACGCGCAGACCGTCCGCGTCCGGGGCCGCGTCACCGAGCTGACGGGCCTCATCATCAAGGCGAGCGTCCCCAACGTCCGCGTGGGCGAGCTGGTGCTCATCAAGAGCCGCTCCCGTGGCTCCGTGAAGGCGGAGGTCGTGGGTTTTCAGGGGGATGAGGTGATGCTCATGCCCCTGGGCGAGCTGTACGGCATCGGCCCGGACAGTGAAGTCATCCCCACCGGCAAGCCCCTGAGCATCAAGTGTGGCGAGGCGCTCCTGGGGCGCGTGCTCAACGGCATCGGCGAGCCGATGGACGGCAGCGCGCTGCCCGAAGAGGGCCTCATCGACTGGTCCGTGGACCGCGACTGTCCGGACCCGTTCACCCGTCAGCGCATCGAGCGGCCGCTGCCCCTGGGCGTGCGCTGCATCGACGGACTGCTCACCGTGGGCGAGGGCCAGCGCGTCGGACTCTTCGCCGGCTCCGGCGTCGGCAAGTCCACGCTGATGGGACAGATAGCGCGCAACACCCAGGCCGACCTGTGCGTCGTGGCGCTCATCGGCGAGCGTGGTCGCGAAGTGCGAGAGTTCATCGAAGACGCGATGGGCGAGGAGGGCATGAAGCGCTCCGTGCTGGTCTGCGCGACCTCCGACCAGCCCAGCCTCGTGCGTCTGCGCGCCGCGTACGTCGCCACGGCCATCGCCGAGTACTTCCGCGAGCGCGGCGGCAACGTCCTCTTCATGCTCGACACCGTCACGCGTCTGGCGCGTGCCCAGCGTGAGATTGGCCTCGCGGTGGGCGAGCCCCCGGCCCGTCAAGGCTACCCGCCGAGTGTGTTCTCCATGCTGCCGCGCATCCTGGAGCGCACGGGCAACTCGGCGAAGGGCAAGTGCACCGCCATCTACACGTGCCTCGTGGCCGGCGGTGACATGGAAGAGCCCATCGCCGACGAAGTCCGCGGTATTCTCGACGGTCACTTCATCCTCAACCGCGCGCTGGGTGAGCGGAACCAGTGGCCCGCGATGGACGTGCTGGCCAGCCTCAGCCGTGTGATGAGCGGCATCGTCAGCAAGGAGCACAAGAAGGCGGCGGGGAAGCTGCGCGAGACGCTCTCCACCTACGAGAAGCAGCGCGACCTCATCCTGCTGGGCGCCTACCAGTACGGGACGGACCCCCGCACCGACTACGCCATCGACAAGTACGACGCCATCATCGACTTCCTCAAGCAGGACACCCACTCCAACTCCGGCTTCGAGGAGACGGTGGAGCAGCTGGTGGCGTTGTTCGAGGAGTGAGCCCGGCCCGGAGGTGGAATCCGGCCACGGGACGGGGGTACACCTCGCCGAATCCGGGGTAGGATGGGTGGACCATGCCCCCGTACCGGTTGCAGACCCTGCTGGACATGCGTGCCCGGGCCAAGGAGGAGGCCGAACAGGCCTTCTCCGACGCCATCAAGGCCCTGGAGCGGGAGAAGGCGGAGCTCCAGCGGCTGATGGACGAGCTGGAGCGGCGCAAGCGCGAGCGCAAGGAGAAGGTGGCCGCCTACCTCAAGGAGGTCATGGCCAAGGGCGCTGGCATCAACGGCATGAACATGATGGGCCGCTTCGAGGAGCGCCTGAAGGACGAAGAGGCGCAGGTGGCGCTGGAGGTGGAGCGCCAGCGTGAAGCGGTGAAGGTGGCCGAGCGGGTCGTGGAGCAGCGGCGGCGGGAGATGGCCGAAGCGGCCAAGGAGCTCAAGGCCATCGAGAAGCACAAGGAGACCTGGCAGAAGCAGGTGAAGTACGAGCGCCAGCAGCGCGAGGAGCTCAACCAGGAGGAGATTGGCAACGCCTTGTTCCTGGCTCGCCAGCGCAAGTAACCTGCCGCCACCCTTTCCCTCGGGAACGATGTCATGAGCCGAGTCGACGACGACCGTGAAGCAGCGCGCCTGGCCGAGCGCATAATGCAGGAGAAGAAGATCGCCGAGGGCCAGGCGAAGAAGCGCCAGGAGGGTGCGTCCGCCTTCCAGAAGCTGATG
This window contains:
- a CDS encoding tetratricopeptide repeat protein, with protein sequence MAESVSEISNSLVPLGRQQAMVLLEAGYLWLDMGQFDKAKEIFSGAAALMPKSEVPQLGLGAVEFAQGRHDKALQAYRSAQRLAPQASLPRAHVGEALLFLGKVPEALKELKAAIDLEPEGDGARLAQALIQAKEAGVLPPAKK
- a CDS encoding sigma-70 family RNA polymerase sigma factor — protein: MPLGEDRKAILTKYGPYVRSLAATVRKQFNAQLELDELLAYGQIGLLEAAERFDPKVGANFLTFAHYRIKGAIFDGLRKMGVLRGSDARNAFVGERAAAYLGNLSDRESGSSNRGSSFDDDVSDISDAVQGLAMVFASSLEGADSSGYTDESLPADVRLEMEQLKTRVRAAIEKLPEKERKLLQGYYFQGRTLEDAGAEIGQSKSWASRLHARAIDRLKELLNEEEELPPTSTDARRLSHGGSDGGRLRGAGGSAKAAGSERPADEQAGRVEVRRSSR
- a CDS encoding type III secretion protein, which gives rise to MIRRPQAFAAPLLALVLVTGCHIELQHELSEADANEIYVLLSKNGINAKKEKEEGGNEVRFMITVPKTDAAEAAELLKLNSLPRPVEKGLSHFAKGSMVPTATEERAMLLKAMAGEVSNALNQIDGVLEARAIVSVPENNDLTQPENKPLPSASVFIKYRVGEGGKAPIDEARVKEFVAAAVPELKPEAVRVLMTAAQGPKAEKTDENRQQDVLGLRMTASSAGQFKLMMGGVGLLMALMMGLTVWSMTRGGGGSPAPKTGRPRVRPPEA
- a CDS encoding FliH/SctL family protein, which translates into the protein MAIGKVIKGDGTADSSLVTERPVLRPPRAGVMNAEVFEARQGAQAILEDAQREKERILAEAQREREELLAKTREQGRQEGLAQATEIILRAKLQAGEILGSYEKDVIALGLRVGEKIIGRSLEKDPDLMLELCAAAIDNLRSARSMILRVHPKTAAVLRAKKPVLMELIGRAVDVAIKEDPEVAPVGCIVQTEFGTVDAQLPTQLEMLQSVLLPDQNGPKEGPA
- the sctN gene encoding type III secretion system ATPase SctN, which produces MAIDLSHYFDLIKDAQTVRVRGRVTELTGLIIKASVPNVRVGELVLIKSRSRGSVKAEVVGFQGDEVMLMPLGELYGIGPDSEVIPTGKPLSIKCGEALLGRVLNGIGEPMDGSALPEEGLIDWSVDRDCPDPFTRQRIERPLPLGVRCIDGLLTVGEGQRVGLFAGSGVGKSTLMGQIARNTQADLCVVALIGERGREVREFIEDAMGEEGMKRSVLVCATSDQPSLVRLRAAYVATAIAEYFRERGGNVLFMLDTVTRLARAQREIGLAVGEPPARQGYPPSVFSMLPRILERTGNSAKGKCTAIYTCLVAGGDMEEPIADEVRGILDGHFILNRALGERNQWPAMDVLASLSRVMSGIVSKEHKKAAGKLRETLSTYEKQRDLILLGAYQYGTDPRTDYAIDKYDAIIDFLKQDTHSNSGFEETVEQLVALFEE
- a CDS encoding flagellar assembly protein FliH — its product is MPPYRLQTLLDMRARAKEEAEQAFSDAIKALEREKAELQRLMDELERRKRERKEKVAAYLKEVMAKGAGINGMNMMGRFEERLKDEEAQVALEVERQREAVKVAERVVEQRRREMAEAAKELKAIEKHKETWQKQVKYERQQREELNQEEIGNALFLARQRK